A part of Rattus rattus isolate New Zealand chromosome 4, Rrattus_CSIRO_v1, whole genome shotgun sequence genomic DNA contains:
- the Cryba2 gene encoding beta-crystallin A2, which yields MSSAPAPGPAPACLTLWDEEDFQGRRCRLLSDCANVCERGALRRVRSVKVENGAWVAFEYPDFQGQQFILEKGDYPCWSAWSGSSSHHSNQLLSFRPVLCANHSDSRVTLFEGENFQGCKFELSDDYPSLPSMGWTSKDVGSLKVSSGAWVAYQYPGYRGYQYVLERDRHSGEFRTYNDFGTQAHTGQLQSIRRVQH from the exons ATGAGCAGCGCCCCGGCACCGGGCCCGGCGCCCGCTTGCCTCACGCTCTGGGACGAGGAGGACTTCCAGGGTCGTCGCTGCCGGCTACTGAGCGACTGTGCCAACGTCTGTGAGCGGGGAGCCCTGCGGAGGGTGCGCTCAGTCAAGGTGGAAAACGGCGC ATGGGTGGCCTTCGAGTACCCTGACTTCCAGGGGCAGCAGTTCATTCTAGAGAAGGGAGACTATCCTTGCTGGAGTGCCTGGAGCGGtagcagcagccaccacagcaACCAATTGCTGTCCTTCAGGCCAGTGCTCTGTGCG AACCACAGTGACAGCCGTGTGACCCTGTTTGAGGGGGAAAACTTCCAGGGCTGCAAGTTCGAACTCAGTGATGACTACCCATCACTGCCTTCCATGGGCTGGACCAGCAAAGATGTGGGTTCCCTCAAAGTCAGCTCTGGAGC GTGGGTGGCCTACCAGTACCCTGGCTACCGAGGCTACCAGTATGTCTTAGAACGGGACCGGCACAGTGGGGAGTTCCGTACCTACAATGACTTTGGCACACAGGCCCATACTGGACAGCTGCAGTCCATTCGAAGAGTCCAGCATTAG
- the Fev gene encoding protein FEV gives MRQSGTSQPLLINMYLPDPVGDGLFKEGKSPSWGPLSPAVQKGSGQIQLWQFLLELLADRANAGCIAWEGGHGEFKLTDPDEVARRWGERKSKPNMNYDKLSRALRYYYDKNIMSKVHGKRYAYRFDFQGLAQACQPPPAHAHAAAAAAAAAAAAQDGALYKLPAGLAPLPFPGLSKLNLMAASAGVAPAGFSYWPGPNATAAAAATAALYPTPGLQPPPGPFGAVAAASHLGGHYH, from the exons ATGAGACAGAGCGGCACCTCCCAGCCCCTGCTGATCAACATGTACCTACCAG ATCCCGTCGGAGATGGTCTTTTTAAGGAAGGGAAGAGCCCGAGCTGGGGGCCGCTGAGCCCTGCGGTACAGAAAG GCAGCGGGCAGATCCAGTTGTGGCAGTTTCTACTGGAGCTGCTGGCAGACCGCGCGAACGCCGGCTGCATCGCGTGGGAGGGCGGCCACGGCGAGTTCAAGCTCACCGACCCCGACGAGGTGGCGCGACGCTGGGGCGAGCGCAAGAGCAAGCCCAATATGAACTACGACAAGCTAAGTCGAGCACTGCGCTACTACTACGACAAAAACATCATGAGCAAGGTGCACGGCAAGCGCTACGCCTACCGCTTTGACTTCCAGGGCCTGGCACAGGCTTGCCAGCCACCACCCGCGCACGCCcacgccgccgctgccgccgccgcagCGGCAGCCGCCGCCCAGGATGGCGCACTTTACAAGCTCCCGGCTGGTCTCGCTCCACTGCCCTTCCCCGGCCTCTCCAAACTCAACCTTATGGCAGCCTCGGCCGGCGTGGCGCCCGCTGGCTTCTCCTACTGGCCTGGTCCGAACGCcaccgccgctgccgccgccaccgccgcgcTCTACCCAACCCCGGGCTTGCAGCCCCCTCCCGGGCCCTTTGGCGCGGTGGCCGCCGCTTCGCACTTGGGGGGTCATTATCACTAG